The Streptomyces cynarae genome contains a region encoding:
- a CDS encoding heavy metal translocating P-type ATPase — protein sequence MTSTTAPAPINDTTARSEVELTIGGMTCASCAARVEKKLNRMDGVTATVNFATEKAKISYPEGIEVADLIATVVKTGYSAEEPPPPQPERPAGTEEPSGLEEDPELASLRRRLTVSSLLALPVVLLAMVPVLQFDNWQWLSLTLAAPVVVWGGLPFHKAAFTNARHGAATMDTLVSVGTLAAFGWSLWALFWGHAGMPGMRHGFELTVSRTDGASTIYLEVAAGVVAFILLGRYLEARSKRRAGAALKALLELGAKDVAVLREGREVRVPVARLAVGDRFVVRPGEKIATDGTVVEGASAVDASMLTGESVPVDVAVGDSVTGATVNAGGRLVVEATRVGADTQLARMARLVEDAQNGKAEVQRLADRISGIFVPVVLLIALGTFGVWLGVTGDTVAAFTAAVAVLIIACPCALGLATPTALMVGTGRGAQLGILIKGPEVLESTRRVDTVVLDKTGTVTTGRMTLQEVYAAEDSDEKEVLRLAGALEHASEHPIARAVAEGAQERLGDLPTPEHFENVPGVGVRGSVEGHEVTVGRFPGALPEPLAGAKAGAETEGRTAVVVVRDGVALGVVTVADAVKETSAEAVRDLRALGLRPVLLTGDNRAVAEAVARAVGIDGADVIAEVLPEDKVDVVRRLQGEGRTVAMVGDGVNDAAALATADLGLAMGTGTDAAIEASDLTLVRGDLRVAADAIRLSRRTLATIKGNLAWAFGYNVAALPLAAAGFLNPMIAGAAMAFSSVFVVTNSLRLRAFS from the coding sequence ATGACCAGCACCACAGCACCAGCCCCGATAAACGACACGACCGCGCGTTCCGAGGTCGAGCTCACGATCGGCGGCATGACCTGCGCCTCCTGCGCGGCCCGTGTCGAGAAGAAGCTCAACCGGATGGACGGCGTCACCGCCACGGTCAACTTCGCGACGGAGAAGGCGAAGATCTCCTACCCCGAGGGGATCGAGGTCGCCGATCTGATCGCCACGGTGGTGAAGACCGGCTACTCCGCCGAGGAACCCCCGCCGCCGCAGCCGGAACGGCCCGCCGGGACGGAGGAGCCCTCGGGGCTCGAAGAAGACCCGGAGCTCGCCTCTCTCCGCCGGCGCCTGACCGTCTCCTCGCTGCTCGCCCTGCCCGTCGTGCTGCTCGCGATGGTTCCGGTCCTGCAGTTCGACAACTGGCAGTGGCTCTCGCTCACCCTCGCCGCCCCCGTTGTCGTATGGGGCGGTCTGCCGTTCCACAAGGCGGCGTTCACCAATGCCCGGCACGGCGCGGCCACCATGGACACGCTCGTCTCCGTCGGCACGCTCGCCGCCTTCGGCTGGTCGCTGTGGGCGCTGTTCTGGGGGCACGCGGGCATGCCGGGCATGCGCCACGGCTTCGAGCTCACCGTCTCCCGTACGGACGGGGCGTCCACGATCTACCTCGAGGTGGCCGCCGGTGTCGTCGCGTTCATCCTGCTCGGACGCTACCTGGAGGCCCGCTCCAAGCGGCGCGCGGGCGCGGCGCTGAAGGCGCTGCTCGAACTGGGCGCGAAGGACGTCGCGGTGCTGCGGGAGGGACGCGAGGTACGCGTTCCGGTGGCGCGGCTGGCCGTCGGCGACCGGTTCGTGGTTCGGCCCGGGGAGAAGATCGCCACCGACGGGACCGTCGTGGAGGGCGCCTCCGCGGTCGACGCGTCCATGCTGACCGGCGAGTCGGTGCCGGTCGATGTGGCGGTGGGCGATTCCGTGACCGGCGCGACCGTGAACGCCGGGGGCCGGCTGGTGGTCGAGGCGACCCGGGTCGGCGCGGACACCCAGCTCGCGCGGATGGCGCGGCTCGTGGAGGACGCGCAGAACGGCAAGGCGGAGGTGCAGCGCCTCGCCGACCGCATCTCCGGGATCTTCGTGCCCGTGGTGCTGCTGATCGCGCTCGGCACCTTCGGGGTGTGGCTCGGCGTCACCGGGGACACCGTCGCCGCCTTCACCGCGGCGGTCGCGGTGCTGATCATCGCCTGCCCGTGCGCACTGGGTCTCGCCACCCCGACCGCCCTGATGGTCGGCACGGGCCGCGGCGCCCAGCTCGGCATCCTGATCAAGGGTCCCGAGGTGCTGGAGTCCACACGGCGGGTCGACACCGTGGTCCTGGACAAGACCGGAACGGTGACCACCGGCCGGATGACGCTCCAGGAGGTGTACGCCGCCGAGGACAGCGACGAGAAGGAGGTTCTGCGGCTCGCAGGGGCCCTTGAACACGCCTCCGAGCACCCGATCGCCCGGGCGGTCGCGGAAGGCGCCCAGGAGCGCCTCGGCGACCTTCCGACGCCGGAGCACTTCGAGAACGTGCCAGGAGTCGGCGTGCGCGGCAGCGTCGAGGGACACGAGGTCACGGTGGGCCGCTTCCCCGGCGCGCTCCCGGAGCCGCTGGCCGGCGCGAAGGCCGGGGCGGAGACGGAGGGGCGTACGGCCGTCGTGGTCGTCCGGGACGGTGTGGCACTGGGTGTCGTCACCGTGGCCGACGCGGTCAAGGAGACCAGCGCCGAGGCCGTACGGGACCTGCGCGCGCTGGGACTGCGGCCGGTGCTGCTGACCGGGGACAACCGGGCGGTGGCCGAGGCGGTGGCGCGGGCCGTCGGCATCGACGGCGCGGACGTGATCGCCGAGGTGCTGCCCGAGGACAAGGTCGACGTCGTCCGGCGGCTCCAGGGCGAGGGGCGGACCGTCGCCATGGTCGGCGACGGCGTCAACGACGCGGCCGCCCTCGCCACCGCCGATCTGGGCCTGGCCATGGGCACCGGGACGGACGCGGCGATCGAGGCGAGCGATCTGACGCTGGTGCGCGGGGACCTGCGGGTGGCCGCGGACGCGATCCGGCTGTCACGGCGCACGCTCGCCACGATCAAGGGGAACCTGGCGTGGGCCTTCGGGTACAACGTGGCCGCCCTGCCGCTGGCCGCGGCGGGCTTCCTCAACCCGATGATCGCGGGTGCCGCCATGGCCTTCTCGTCGGTGTTCGTGGTCACGAACAGCCTGCGGCTGCGGGCGTTCTCATGA